DNA sequence from the Oncorhynchus tshawytscha isolate Ot180627B unplaced genomic scaffold, Otsh_v2.0 Un_contig_191_pilon_pilon, whole genome shotgun sequence genome:
tatagggatgatttacaatatagggatgatttattacaatatagggatgatttacaatatagggatgatttattacaatgtagggatgatttacaatatagggatgatttacaatataCGGATGATTTACAATATTGGGATGATTTATTATATTGGGATGATGtattacaatatagggatgatttacaatatacggatgatttacaatatagggatgatttctgtatttctAAAGTGACatgtcttgaaaacttgattgctgacaaggtTGACATTTGGGGTCTATGtctgtcaacaatggactaacgAAAAACCCCAAATTATAGTTTTTAGGTTAACGTTTTCCTTTAACAATATAAAGGGCATAAaaaacacaggaaactgttatACAATGATCCATCCATCCTAATAATGTCTTATTTTGGTTCCGCTTTAGCACTGAGATCCAAACCGAATTTGTATGTTCTGATTTAAAAGTCTAAATTTAGATTTTTAATACAGACCGTCACACCCCCCCCGGTTTCAATTAACCTCAGTTTTCTCATGTGTCTGTCTGACCGTGTCGTTGTCAAGCCAGTTTCTGATCCTAGGCCATGGAAGGAGCCTTGAGCCACCGGGGCCGATCCTTCTGCCgctgacggagagagagagacagagacggcaaCCCCCATTCGTAATAAGACAACGCACACTAACCTGTAATAACTGACACACTGATGTGACTGATATGACAAATGTTGTTGTTCGTTCCATGTTTTATAACAGAAACTCGGAACATGATAACAACGAGCAGAAAGATGGAGAGGCTGAGAAGGGATCATTAAACAAATGTAACAGTATATAGCTTCCCGCCCCTCTTGGTCTGCTGGATCCGGGGCAGGTAAAGGTGCGAGATCTCATCCTGTTCagtgtaattgtgtgtgttttggtctgcTGGATCAGGGCAGGTGAATGATCTCATCCCGTTCAGTGTAATTTTGTGTGTTTTGGTCTGCTGGATCAGGGCAGGTGAATGTGTGAGAGCCACTTAGGAAGACAGGAAGGAAGTGTGTTGTACATGTGTAGCCCTCCTATTCGTTTGTCTTTTTTTCCCTTGTTTTATCCATTTTGAATATTCATAATGTTTTAATGTAAACGTATTTATTCATAATAAAAAATTaacgattaaaaaaaatatatatttatcttttTAACCCTTTTCTTCTTCTTTATAACGAGACAAGCTCCGGCTCCGTCACACACGTTCCAACACCCCAGTCCTATCCAATAAGTTACTGTCAGAGACGCATAGCGAGTAAACATAGACGTAGTTTCTACGTGCGTAATTGGCTATAATGTAGACCATAAACGTTCAGCCTGTCTACTACGAATGAATCTGAgccgtactgtactgtattagaaTGGTTTAGTTTAACAGTGAGACTACACTAATACAACATTTATAGCGCCAGTATTACATACTGTCTTACTGGTGATGATGCTACtgcggactgtgtgtgtgtgtgtgtgtgtgtgtgtgtgtgtgtgtgtccgtactaCCGGCGGCGTCACGTGTCAGAGCCCCCCCTCCCCTGGTGGAGCTGAAGTTTGCCTTGTCAGAACATCACGGAGCTCCAACAGAAACGGACGCGtgggtttttctctctctccgcttGATCGTTGATGGATATTATTTTCTCCTACACGGCGCCCACGAACTAACTCACACGGTGACGGTACCACTTCTCTTccgttctgtttttttttgtttttgcctcTTTGGATTATTCTTCATCTCGAGAAAAAAAACGTGAAATGAAATAGGGAGAGGAAGTACaaggagaagatagagagaaagaaaagctgGACATCAGAGCAGGGTTTGGTGCTCCCGCTACACGGCAAGTCACGGACATGCTTCAGGGAACTTGTAATTCCATATCGATAAGGTAGGTCTAATCAGATTGATCACATGCGTCAatcatctctctgtctatatcgATCAGGTTTGTTTAAATGAACACTTCAGTTTATGGTTCCCATTATTgagatacttttttttaaatggatcgTCTTTCGAAACCACAAGTGATGAATTATATTCGCTTCTTAATTGAATATCGATATTACTGAGAtgttaaagtctctctctctggtttgatACAGCTCCTTATCGATAGAGAGTAAATATTAGTGGTTCTCATCATAACCGCACTGGTTCTAGAAGAGCAGGCGGCGTAAAATGCGCTTTACTCCTCCATTAGCCACGACtccaacacagcaacacagactCCTCTTCAGCAACACAGACTCCTCTTCAGTAACACAGACTCCGGGTCTAATATGGTTTATAGAAATCTTGCTGTATCTTCAGCAAAACAGACTCCGggtctaataaatcaaatcaaatctataaatcaaatcaaatgttattggtccatatatTTAtgagatgttattgcgggtgtgaAATGcttggtgttcctagctccaacagtgcatatctaacaattcacaacaatacacacacacatacatctgaAAGTTAAATCATGTAAttaatacatatataaatattagacTGAGCGACGTCGGAGTGGCATTAGAATACGgtagattacagtatatacataatgagtaaagcagtatgtaaacattattaatatcacgtttcaggtatgacccagatgcaaATGGTGTCGAAGAAACAAAACGTTTTTTTCTAAAACAtaggcaggcaaatgacaggtcaaaggcaggtcaggggtcaataatccactGAGGGTGGAaaggtaccagaccagcaggcaggctcagggtcaaagGCAggtcaggggtcaataatccactGAGGTGGGGTAAGTTTTTTTTTCAatgatttatttcacttttgtttaattaaccagttttatttcacctttatttaaccaggtaggccagttgagaacacctttatttaaccaggtaggctagttgagaacacctttatttaaccaggtaggctagttgagaacacctttatttaaccaggtaggctagttgagaacacctttatttaacaggtaggccggttgagaacaaattctcatttacaacctgcgacctggccaagataaaggaaagcagtgtgacacaaacaacaacacagagttacacatggaataaacaaccgtacagtcaataacccaataaaaaacagaaagactatatacagtgtgtgcaaatggcgtgaggaggtaaggcaataaataggccatagtagcaaagtaattacaatttagcaaattaacactggagtgatagatgagtagATGATGATGCGCAAGTAGaggtactggtgtgcaaaagagcagcaaagtaaataaaaacagtatggggatgaggtaggtagattgggtgggctatttacagatggactatgtacagctgcagcgatcggttagctgctcagatagctgatgtttaaagttagtgaggaaaatataagtctccagcttcagcgattttgtaaatcgttccagtcactggcagcagagaactgtaaggaaaggcggccaaaggaggtgctagctttggggtgaccagtgaaatatacctgctggagtgtgtgctacaggtgggttttgctatggtgaccagtgagctgagataaggtggggctttacatagcaaggacttatagatgacctggagccagtgggtctggcgatgaatatgaagcgagggccagccgactagagcatacaggttgcagtggtgggtagtgtatggggctttggtgacaaaacggatggcactgtgatagactgcacccagtttgctgagtagagtatagGAAGgttttttgtaaatgacatcaccaaagtcaaggatcggtaggatggtcagttttatgagggtatgtttggcagcatgaatgaaggaggctttgttgcgaaataggaagccgattatagatttaattttggattggagatgtttaatatgagtctggaaggagagtttacagtctagccagacacctaggtatatagatgtccacatatttgtagttgtccacatattctaagttagaactgtccagagtagtgatgatgcaggcaggtgcgggcagcgatcggttgaagagcacacATTTAGGTTTACTTggtttacttgtatttaagagctgttagaggccacggaaggagagttgtatggcattgaagctcatttggaagttagttaacacagtgtccaatgaagggccagatgtatacagaatggtgtcgtctgcgtggaggtggatcagagaatcacctgcagcaagagcgacatcgttgatatatacagagaaaagcctcggcccgagaattgaaccctgtggcaccccataaagactgccagaggtccggacaacaggccctccgatttgacacactgaactctgtctgagaagtagttggtgaaccaggcgaggaagtcatttgagaaaccaaggctgttgagtctgctgatgagaatatggtgattgacagagtcgaaagccttggcctggTTGATGAATACAGccgcacagtattgtcttttatcgatggcggttatgatatcgtttagtaccttgagtgtgacTGAAGTGCACACTGTtaccaggcaggctcagggttaggCTAGGCAGGCTGAAGTGCACACTGTtaccaggcaggctcagggttaggCTAGGCAGGCTGAAGTGCACACTGTtaccaggcaggctcagggttaggCCAGGCAGGCTGAAGTGCACACTGTtaccaggcaggctcagggttaggCCAGGCAGGCTGAAGTGCACACTGTtaccaggcaggctcagggttaggCCAGGCAGGCTGAAGTGCACACTGGGCAGaacggtcaaaaccgggaaggactCGAAAACAGGAGCAGGGAAACTAACTggccacagacaaacagagaacacaggtataaatacacaggggataatcgtggaagatgggcgacacctccattattaaagtgaccagtgatttcaagtcaGCTCTAAGCTGCAGGGTTGCGTAACCAGGTGGCAGTCTGATGGCCTaggtgactaggtatccccctttccttttctttcagatagaagctgtttttcagtctctcggtcccagctttgatgcacctgtactgacctcgccttctggatgatagctgggtgaactgtccgtggctcgggtggttgttgtccttgatgatctttttggccttcctgtgacttcgggtggtgtaggtgttctagagggcaggtagtttgcccactgtgatgcgttgggcagacctcaccaccctgtGGAGAGCCCTGCGAttgcaggcggtgcagttgccgtaccaggtggtgatacagcccgacaggatgcctctgaattgtgcatctgtaaaagtttgtgagggttttaggggctAAACCAATTtatttttcagcctcctgaggttgaagaggtgttgCTGCaccttcacaacgctgtctgtgtgggtggaccaattcagattgtcagtgatgtgtacgcagaggaccttaaaactttctaccttctccactgccgtcccgtcgatgtggataggggggtgctccctctgctgttccctgaagtccatgagcagctcctttgttttgttgatgttgagtgagaggttattttcctggcaccactctctgaaggccctcacctcctctctgtaggctgtcttgtcattgttggtaatcaggcttactactgttgtgtcatctgcaaacttgatgattgagttggaggcgtgcatggccatgcagtcatgggtgaacagggagtacaggagagggctgagcacgcacccttgcggggccccagtgttgaggatctgcAAAGTGGAggagttgtttcctaccttcaccacctcggcaggtggcccgtcaggaagtccaggacccagttgcacagggcggggtcgagacccagggtctcaagcttaatgatgagtttggagggtactatggtgttgaatgctgagctatagtgaatgaacagcattcttacataggtattcctcttgtccaaatgggttagggcagtgtgcagtgtgaggGAGATTTTGTCGTCTGtgaatctattggggcggtaagcaaattggagtgggtctaggatgtcaggtaggctggaggtgatatgttctttgactagtctctcaaagcacttcatgatgacagaagtgagtgcctcggggcgatagtcatttagttcagttacctttgccttcttggctacaggaacaatggtgaccaccttgaagcatgtgggaagagcagagtgggatagggagcgattgaatatgtccgtaaacactccagccagctggtctgcgcatgctctgaggacgcggctagggataccctctgggccagcagccttgcgagggtcaaCACTCTTAAacgtcttactcacctcggccaCAGAGCAGGAGAGCCCACATTCCTTGGGAGCGCCCGCGTCGATGGCACTgcgttatcctcaaagcgggcgaagaaggtgtttagcttgtccgggagcaagacggtGTCCAccacatggctggttttccctttgtagtccaccccacatggctggttttccccgtctcctgtctgattgtctgtagaccctgccacatacgtctctgtctgattgtctgtactgccacatacgtctcatgtctgagctggTGAATTgctactccactttgtctctatactgacattttgcctgtttgattgccttacggagggaataactacactgtttgtaatcGGCGGTGGTGCggtggttcacactttcagttttgcgcgaatgctgacGTCTATccgtggtttctggtttgggtaggttttaatagtcacagtggatacaacatctCATAtaatacacttcctgatgaactcagtcaccgtatccatGAATTTGTGTATGTTATTCTCAGAGGGTACCCGggaacatcttgaagcatgttttccgattggtcagaccagggtTGAAATTACCTTTGCACAGGTACTTCATGTTTgggtttctgcctataggaagggaggttTTTTTAACCAGTGTCTTGtgatcttcctctcctcctcttcctctcctctcttcctcctctcctcctctcctcctcctctcttcctcctctcctcctcttcctctcctctcttcctccctctcctcccccttcttcctttcatcctctcctcctcttcctctcctctcttcctcctctcccctcttccattcttcctctcctctcctcctcctcctctcctctcttcctcctcctctcttcctttcttcctctcctcctcttcctctcctctcttcttctcatctcttcctctcttcctcctcctctcttcctctcctctcttcctcctccacttcctctcttcctcttcctcttccctccctccccctcctctctctccatctctccacctcccttTCTTTCTGCCCCATCTCCCTTACTCCTCCCCCAGGGTGGCTCTACCTGGCTCTCTATCATGACTGATGGCGAGGGGAGAGTCCGTTTCctctacacccccaccccctctacccccacccccacctcctctACCACCACCCCCATCCTCACCCTCACTCCTGCCCTCAACGTCcagcagggaggggaggaaaggcgATGCCGTGACGGAGAGGTGAGGGTTCTCATACCGGCTCCATTTTACCAGGAACACAACCCACACCCATCACCGTTTTACCGGGAACACAACCCCCCGAGACGTCACCACCACGACATCGGCTTCCctgatgatgatgaggaagaggagggaggcagcAGCACATGGAGTCCAGGgccggaggaggaggaagaggaggaggaaagggaggaggaaggtGCAGGAGTAGCTGCCCGTTGTGTCCCGGGGCCTCCCGTTGTCGTTACcggcggtagtagtggtggtggtgtgttcgGTAACGTGAGGAGGGAGCCAGTAACGGAGCCGGTAACGGAGCCGGTAGACCCAGTGGACCTGCTGTCtgaagaggaggagcagcagcCATATCCAGCCCTCGCCCCCGTAGTCTTCTTCTGCATCAAACAGACGACGCGTCCTCGCAGCTGGTGTCTACGCACGGTCTGTAACCCATATCCTTTACTGctggtctgtactggtctgtactggtATGTACTGGTCTGTAACCCATATCCTTTACTGctggtctgtactggtctgtactggtctgtaACCCATATCCTTTACTGctggtctgtactggtctgtactggtctgtactggtctgtaACCCATATCCTTTACTGctggtctgtactggtctgtaACCCATATCCTTTACTGctggtctgtactggtctgtactgttctgtactggtCTGTAACCCATATCCTTTACTGctggtctgtactggtctgtaACCCATATCCTTTACTGctggtctgtactggtctgtactggtctTTAACCCATATCCTTTACTGctggtctgtactggtctgtactggtctgtaACCCATATCCTTTACTGCTGGTCTGTCACCCATATTCTTTACTGCTGGTCTGTACTGGCctgtactggtctgtactggtctgtactggtctgtaACTCATATCCTTTACtgctggtctgttctggtctgtacTGGTCTCTAAACCCATATCCTTTACTGCTGTTTGTAGCTGGTGTGTACTGGTCTGTTCTGTAGCTGGTCtagtctgtagctggtctggccGGTCTGTAGCtgttctgtagctggtctggtctggtctgtagctgttctgtagctggtctgtagctggtctggtgtgtagctggtctggtctgtggctggtctgtagctggtctggtctgtagctggtctgtagctggtctgttctgtagctggtctggtctgtagctggtctggtctgtagctggtctggtctgtagctggtctggtctgtagctgttgggtagctggtctggtctgtagctggttcTGGTCTGTAGCTGTCTTCTGTTGCtgttctgtagctggtctgtagctggtctggtctgtagctggtctgtagctgttctgtagctggtctggtctgtagctggtctggtctgtagctgttctggttctgtagctggtctggtctgtagctggtctggtctgtagctggtctgtagctgttctggtctgtagctggtctggtctgtagctggtctgtaggtctggtctgtagctggtctggtctgtaactggtctggtctgtagctggtctggtctgtagctggtctggtctgtagctggtctggtctgtagctggtctggtctggtctgtagctggtctgtagctggtctggtctgtagctggtctggtctgtagctgttctggtctgtagctggttgggTAGTCTGGGTAGCTGGTCTGGCTgtggctggtctggtctgtagctggtctgtagctggtctggtctgtagctggtctggtctgtagctggtctggtctgtagctggtctgtctgttctgtagctggtctggtctgtagctggtctggtctgtagctggtctgtagctggtctggtctgtctggtctgtagctgttcTGGTCtgtggtctggtctgtagctggtctggtctgtagctgttctgtagctggtctggtctgtagctggtctggtctgtagctggtctggtctgaagctgttctgtagctggtctgttctgtagctggtctggtctgtagctggtctggtctgtagctggtctggtctgtagtctggtctgtctggtctgtagctgttctgtagctgttctgtagctggtctggtctgtagctggtctgtagctgttctggtctgtagctggtctggtctggtctgtctgtagctgttctggtctgtagctggtctggtctgtaaatgttctggtctgtagctggtctgctggtctggtctgtagctggtctggtcttagctggtctgtagctgttctggtctgtagctggtctggtctgtagctggtctgtagctggtctggtctgtagctggtctggtctgtaactggtctggtctgtagctggtctggtctgtagctggtctgtagctggtctggtctgtagcttgtctggtctgtagctggtctgtagctggtctggtctgtagctggtctggtctgtagctggtctgtctgtagctggtctggtctgtagctggtctggtctggtctgtagctggtctggtctgtagtctggtctggtctgtagctggtctggtctgtagctgttcTGGTTAGCTGGTCTTCTGGtctgtctgtagctggtctggtctagctggtctggtctgtagctggtctctggtctgttctggtctgctggtctggtctgtagctgttctggtctgtagctgttctggtagctggtctggtctgtagctggccTGGTTGGTAGCTGGCCTGGTCTGTAGCTGGCCCGGGtggtagctggtctggtctgtagctggtctggtctgtagctggtctgtagctggtctggtctgtagctggtctggtctgtagctggtctgtatctggtctgtTCTGTAGCTGGCCCGATtggtagctggtctggtctgtagctggtctggtctgtagctggtctgtagctggtctggtctgtagctggccTGGTCTGTAGCTGGCCCGATtggtagctggtctggtctgtagctggtctggtctgtagctggtctggtctgtagctgttctgttctgtagctgGTCAGAGAAAGGCAAGCGACATCCGCA
Encoded proteins:
- the LOC121845394 gene encoding uncharacterized protein LOC121845394; this translates as MTDGEGRVRFLYTPTPSTPTPTSSTTTPILTLTPALNVQQGGEERRCRDGEVRVLIPAPFYQEHNPHPSPFYREHNPPRRHHHDIGFPDDDEEEEGGSSTWSPGPEEEEEEEEREEEGAGVAARCVPGPPVVVTGGSSGGGVFGNVRREPVTEPVTEPVDPVDLLSEEEEQQPYPALAPVVFFCIKQTTRPRSWCLRTVCNPYPLLLVCTGLYWYVLVCNPYPLLLVCTGLYWSVTHILYCWSVLVCTGLYWSVTHILYCWSVLVCNPYPLLLVCTGLYCSVLVCNPYPLLLVCTGL